In a genomic window of Candidatus Omnitrophota bacterium:
- a CDS encoding DUF2833 domain-containing protein — MQTVQERKYYYKSKLALVRDAEISDVFQLASNVREADIREIWKSHHMTPETALLGGFQESELCFTIERNEKAIAMLGICPQTLLGNSAIIWLLASPELEKIQRAFIKRSRYFIKGMLQRYPMLENWVDMQNVQSIKWLRWCGAKIEEPKPYGIEGKLFCYFYFRRTL, encoded by the coding sequence ATGCAAACAGTGCAAGAGCGGAAATATTATTATAAATCAAAACTCGCATTAGTCAGAGATGCGGAAATAAGTGACGTATTCCAGTTGGCAAGCAATGTGCGTGAAGCGGATATCCGAGAGATATGGAAATCACACCATATGACTCCAGAGACAGCTCTTCTGGGTGGGTTCCAAGAATCTGAATTATGTTTTACCATAGAGCGCAACGAAAAGGCGATCGCAATGCTGGGAATTTGCCCTCAGACTTTACTTGGCAATTCTGCAATCATCTGGCTTCTGGCTTCTCCGGAATTGGAGAAAATACAAAGAGCCTTCATAAAGCGTTCAAGATATTTTATAAAAGGAATGCTTCAACGCTACCCCATGTTAGAGAACTGGGTAGACATGCAGAACGTTCAGTCTATTAAATGGCTCCGCTGGTGCGGGGCCAAGATAGAAGAACCAAAACCTTATGGTATCGAAGGCAAGCTATTTTGTTATTTCTATTTTAGGAGGACATTATAA
- a CDS encoding terminase small subunit: MSRQKLTSRQKKFVDLYEGNATKAAIKAGYSKRTAYSIGQENLKKPEVIKALQEREKKETGPLIADRIERQQFWTSVLRGKIGKVRKVKMNDRLKASELLGKSEADFTEKVSHEGLNNLAEELKAARLRSGQTQPCQTSRSTKNK; encoded by the coding sequence ATGTCACGGCAGAAATTAACTTCACGACAAAAGAAGTTTGTTGATTTATACGAAGGTAACGCTACTAAGGCGGCTATTAAGGCTGGATATTCAAAGAGAACGGCTTATTCAATAGGCCAGGAGAACCTGAAGAAACCTGAAGTCATAAAAGCTCTGCAGGAGCGTGAAAAAAAGGAAACAGGTCCCTTAATAGCTGACAGGATAGAACGACAGCAGTTTTGGACTTCTGTATTAAGAGGCAAGATAGGAAAGGTTAGGAAAGTTAAGATGAATGACAGACTGAAAGCTTCAGAATTGCTGGGGAAGAGTGAAGCTGATTTTACGGAAAAGGTTTCGCATGAAGGCTTAAATAACCTGGCTGAGGAACTCAAAGCAGCTCGCTTAAGGAGCGGCCAAACTCAGCCATGCCAGACATCGCGGTCCACGAAGAACAAATAA
- a CDS encoding replication protein yields the protein MANPQKENGHTDIANEIVEILARINFRPYESRTLWALWRKTWGWHKKEDKISLTQFQALTGLERRHQHKALKTLIEKNIITRNTDSYVVSYSFQKDYTRWKVVLKQAPVSDVLSSAYLSTTPVLKQAPKVVPKSAPTKENKETIQKKGNFSNHLLIFKTQIIQLAEQYSGNIDLIKQHLFKDGYTEKQIEEALNKYITTISK from the coding sequence TTGGCTAATCCACAGAAAGAAAACGGACATACCGATATCGCAAATGAGATAGTTGAAATCTTGGCAAGGATAAATTTCAGGCCTTATGAATCCCGTACGCTTTGGGCTCTTTGGCGGAAAACCTGGGGATGGCATAAAAAAGAAGACAAGATCAGCTTAACGCAATTTCAGGCATTAACAGGATTGGAAAGAAGACACCAGCATAAGGCATTAAAGACACTTATCGAAAAAAATATCATTACCCGCAATACGGATAGCTATGTTGTAAGCTATAGTTTCCAAAAGGATTATACCCGTTGGAAAGTAGTGCTTAAACAAGCACCAGTTAGTGATGTTCTAAGTAGTGCATATTTGAGCACTACCCCAGTGCTTAAACAAGCACCAAAAGTAGTGCCTAAATCGGCACCCACAAAAGAAAATAAAGAAACTATACAAAAGAAAGGTAATTTTTCTAATCATCTTTTAATTTTTAAAACCCAGATTATTCAATTAGCGGAGCAGTATTCCGGAAACATAGATCTAATTAAGCAGCATCTTTTTAAAGATGGCTATACTGAAAAGCAGATAGAGGAAGCCTTGAATAAGTATATTACTACAATTAGCAAATAA
- a CDS encoding recombinase family protein, which produces MRVALYTRVSTEDQAREGFSLEVQRTYLLQHARNSGWEVFCSISGQDVYMDDGYSGGTMDRPALQRLLFDARNKQFDLVLVYKQDRLSRKLKDLLALLEEFENLGIGYKSATEPFDTTSSAGKMAIQMLGSCAEFERNRLVERVFPGMVVGVNKGHWQGARYAPYGYRYNKEIKKLEIYPEEAKIVKEIYVMYLGGKSTSQIAGHYYALGIPSRQGGKFYNKFISNILQNKAYLGILVWNKRHYDTKAKTKNGDGKGYRYVNNDSSKIIEVSNTHEAIITQKEFDEVARLLKRNRTNSVVRFRNNVYHLSGILKCNECGGNYRGMTATVNHRTKDRRPWYRCSSKGVPYIKCSNKSVTADAINRQVWDIVDVVARNLHVLEALGDMIKLSASEPEQLYVEQLEEKETLLHKNLEKQKGLYEVFASDSINLEIYKERAEMLRNEEKKFKQDIKAVQLKILEKRNAVDLTKAAQDFLLRLRSNPSNVQMDYLVKTFMRILFKSIYIQNQEIVKFDLNQPWKMCYEEGTKWLKTEQIQAVPEAKARRSYECFCAPSDAR; this is translated from the coding sequence ATGAGAGTTGCGTTATATACCAGAGTAAGTACGGAGGATCAGGCGCGCGAAGGTTTCTCTCTTGAAGTGCAGAGGACCTATCTTCTGCAACACGCGAGAAATTCCGGCTGGGAAGTTTTTTGCAGCATATCAGGCCAGGATGTTTATATGGATGATGGATATTCTGGCGGTACTATGGATCGGCCGGCATTGCAGAGGCTTCTATTTGACGCGCGTAATAAGCAGTTTGACCTGGTGTTGGTATATAAGCAGGATCGTTTGAGTAGGAAACTGAAGGACCTTCTGGCACTGCTTGAGGAATTTGAGAATCTGGGTATAGGTTACAAATCAGCTACAGAACCATTCGATACTACGTCCAGCGCGGGCAAGATGGCAATACAAATGCTCGGCAGCTGTGCGGAGTTTGAACGGAATCGTCTCGTTGAACGCGTTTTCCCCGGGATGGTAGTCGGTGTTAATAAAGGACACTGGCAAGGCGCACGCTATGCGCCGTATGGATATCGCTATAACAAAGAGATTAAGAAACTGGAGATCTATCCGGAAGAAGCAAAGATTGTAAAAGAGATTTATGTTATGTATCTTGGTGGTAAGAGTACTTCACAAATTGCCGGGCATTATTATGCTCTTGGGATTCCTTCAAGGCAAGGAGGGAAATTTTATAACAAGTTTATCTCTAATATCCTGCAAAATAAGGCGTATTTAGGAATATTGGTATGGAATAAACGGCACTATGACACGAAAGCGAAGACTAAGAATGGAGATGGCAAAGGGTATCGGTACGTTAATAACGATTCGTCCAAGATAATAGAGGTGTCTAATACCCACGAGGCGATTATTACTCAAAAAGAATTCGATGAAGTTGCCAGGCTTCTTAAGCGTAACCGGACTAATAGCGTAGTTAGATTCAGAAATAACGTCTATCATTTATCTGGTATTTTGAAATGCAATGAGTGCGGAGGTAATTACCGCGGAATGACCGCGACTGTTAACCACCGGACCAAGGACCGGCGGCCGTGGTATAGGTGCTCTTCCAAAGGAGTGCCGTATATTAAATGTAGCAATAAATCAGTTACGGCAGACGCTATCAACAGACAGGTATGGGATATTGTGGATGTGGTAGCGCGAAATTTACACGTCCTGGAGGCACTCGGAGATATGATTAAACTGAGCGCCTCTGAGCCTGAGCAGTTGTATGTGGAGCAGCTGGAAGAGAAAGAAACTCTCCTGCATAAAAACCTTGAGAAACAGAAGGGGCTTTATGAGGTATTCGCCTCTGATAGTATCAATCTTGAGATTTACAAAGAGCGGGCCGAGATGTTACGGAACGAAGAGAAGAAGTTCAAGCAAGATATAAAAGCGGTTCAGTTAAAGATTCTGGAGAAAAGGAACGCGGTCGATCTGACGAAGGCGGCGCAGGACTTTCTTTTACGGCTGCGGAGCAATCCGAGTAATGTACAGATGGACTACCTGGTTAAAACCTTTATGCGGATTCTCTTTAAGTCTATCTATATTCAGAACCAGGAAATCGTGAAATTTGACCTTAATCAACCTTGGAAGATGTGTTACGAAGAAGGGACAAAATGGCTGAAAACAGAGCAAATACAGGCAGTTCCGGAGGCAAAAGCCCGAAGAAGTTACGAGTGCTTTTGCGCACCTTCGGATGCCAGATGA
- a CDS encoding MiaB/RimO family radical SAM methylthiotransferase yields the protein MAENRANTGSSGGKSPKKLRVLLRTFGCQMNERDSEVIGGLLKKSGYQISASDKEADVIIFNTCSVRKHAEDRVWSLIGSYKGSKIIGLVGCMAQNYKEKAFERDTNISFVVGPQDIGKIPEVLGKILKTRGQSPSEDSPLLLERKIWETDSISRPEEIYHTEFYQDKNHAHVVISEGCSNFCSYCVVPYVRGPLRHRRSKDILVEIQAAIARGITRVTLLGQNVNAYLDGKINFNKLLAQVNGLGGLKEFDFFTSHPKDANTDSFKAIRDLDKLVKRLHLPLQSGSDRILKLMNRGYSVKEYLDLIDSYRKIVKGGLLTTDIIAGFPTETEKEFKETYNLVKKIEFNAAYLFKYSSRPGTQAEKIGADLSKEEKEKRHKQILDLQRDISKKLRQKHADGKE from the coding sequence ATGGCTGAAAACAGAGCAAATACAGGCAGTTCCGGAGGCAAAAGCCCGAAGAAGTTACGAGTGCTTTTGCGCACCTTCGGATGCCAGATGAATGAGCGGGATTCAGAGGTGATCGGCGGTTTGCTCAAAAAATCGGGTTATCAAATCAGCGCAAGCGATAAAGAGGCGGATGTTATTATTTTTAACACCTGTTCAGTACGCAAGCACGCTGAAGACAGGGTGTGGAGCTTAATCGGCAGTTATAAGGGCTCTAAGATAATCGGCTTAGTTGGATGTATGGCCCAGAATTACAAAGAAAAAGCTTTTGAGCGGGATACCAATATTAGTTTTGTTGTCGGACCGCAGGATATTGGGAAGATTCCGGAAGTGCTTGGTAAGATATTAAAAACAAGGGGACAGTCCCCGTCCGAGGACAGTCCCCTTTTATTGGAACGCAAGATTTGGGAGACAGATAGCATTAGCCGCCCCGAAGAAATTTATCATACTGAATTTTATCAGGATAAAAATCATGCCCATGTAGTTATTTCCGAAGGATGCTCTAATTTTTGTTCTTATTGCGTAGTGCCTTACGTGCGCGGGCCGTTGCGTCATCGTAGAAGTAAAGATATCCTGGTTGAGATTCAGGCTGCCATTGCGCGGGGAATAACCAGGGTGACACTTTTAGGCCAGAATGTTAATGCCTATTTAGATGGGAAAATTAATTTTAATAAGTTGCTTGCGCAGGTTAACGGCCTTGGCGGCCTAAAGGAGTTTGATTTTTTTACCTCCCATCCTAAGGACGCCAATACGGATTCTTTTAAAGCAATCCGTGACCTGGATAAATTAGTTAAGCGATTGCATTTACCGCTGCAGTCAGGCTCAGACAGGATTCTTAAATTAATGAATAGAGGGTATTCGGTAAAAGAATACTTGGATTTAATCGATTCTTATCGTAAAATTGTTAAAGGCGGCTTGTTGACCACGGATATTATCGCAGGGTTTCCGACAGAGACTGAAAAAGAGTTTAAGGAAACTTACAATCTGGTTAAAAAGATAGAGTTTAACGCGGCTTATCTTTTTAAGTATTCATCCCGGCCGGGAACGCAGGCGGAAAAAATTGGCGCAGACTTAAGCAAAGAAGAAAAAGAAAAACGGCATAAACAGATCCTGGATTTACAGAGGGATATCTCAAAAAAGTTAAGACAGAAACATGCAGATGGAAAAGAATAA
- a CDS encoding SPOR domain-containing protein encodes MEKNKLLFVSLIFFIIPAIAQAADLDSLKADFLQGNYRRVIFEAQPLADRADAGKAEELNYILGLSYLKEGKLEQAHDCFKHILSTSSGKFKAPANLGLADTYLMAGRFQEARDIYDKLIVDDSDSSQKAAVLYRLSQLEFKKGDIQQGNDYLFKLRREFPLSPELRLEKGLSLITPPAPSVKDTGAEYSVQVGFFTNSSNADILKNKLLAGNYPAYLEDSGAGYRVRVGKFKTQQEALELEGKLSKEGFQTKICP; translated from the coding sequence ATGGAAAAGAATAAATTATTATTTGTATCTTTAATTTTTTTTATAATTCCCGCGATAGCTCAGGCGGCGGATTTGGACAGCTTGAAGGCTGACTTCTTGCAGGGAAATTATCGCCGGGTTATTTTTGAAGCCCAGCCGCTTGCTGACAGGGCTGATGCCGGCAAAGCTGAGGAATTAAATTACATTTTAGGTTTAAGCTACCTTAAGGAAGGCAAATTAGAGCAAGCTCATGACTGTTTTAAACATATTTTAAGTACTTCATCCGGCAAATTCAAGGCGCCTGCAAACCTGGGCCTGGCCGATACTTATTTAATGGCTGGCAGATTTCAGGAAGCTCGGGATATCTACGATAAGTTGATCGTTGATGATTCAGACAGCAGCCAAAAGGCGGCGGTATTGTACCGCTTGAGCCAATTAGAGTTTAAAAAAGGCGATATTCAGCAAGGCAATGATTATTTGTTTAAGTTAAGAAGGGAGTTTCCTTTAAGCCCGGAATTAAGATTGGAAAAAGGGTTGTCTTTAATTACTCCGCCAGCTCCATCGGTAAAGGATACCGGCGCAGAATATTCTGTACAGGTAGGTTTTTTTACCAATAGCAGCAATGCGGATATTCTTAAAAATAAATTATTGGCTGGAAATTACCCTGCTTATCTGGAAGATTCCGGCGCAGGTTACCGGGTAAGAGTTGGCAAGTTTAAAACCCAGCAAGAAGCATTGGAATTAGAGGGCAAACTTTCCAAAGAAGGTTTCCAAACCAAGATTTGTCCGTAG
- the miaA gene encoding tRNA (adenosine(37)-N6)-dimethylallyltransferase MiaA, translated as MVGPTGIGKSAVAISLAKKINAEIVSCDSMQVYRKMDIITSKVALAQRKKIKHHLLGILNPTQEYDVAKYRQDALSICEKIFLKGKIPLFTGGTGLYYSIIIDGLFPAVPQDKIIRTKLNKQLALKGSAYLYKKLTEIDPQASAKIHPNDARRIIRALEVYLKTGKRISLLQKNRIGLGQEYKIKVFGLNAKRKFLYDRIDRRADEMFDLGLINEVRRLLKQKLSKTAVCAIGIRQLKGYFDGLYSLSDARRLIQRDSRHYAKRQLTWFRKDKRIAWINIKEKETPGEIAKRIYAKILR; from the coding sequence CTGGTTGGTCCTACCGGTATCGGTAAATCCGCGGTAGCCATAAGCCTGGCTAAAAAAATCAACGCCGAAATTGTTTCTTGCGATTCGATGCAGGTATACCGGAAGATGGATATCATTACTTCAAAGGTCGCTTTAGCGCAAAGGAAAAAAATCAAACACCATTTACTCGGGATACTTAATCCCACTCAGGAATATGATGTTGCTAAATACCGCCAAGACGCCTTGTCAATTTGCGAAAAAATATTTTTAAAAGGCAAGATCCCCCTGTTCACCGGAGGTACCGGGCTTTACTATTCGATTATTATTGACGGATTATTTCCCGCAGTCCCGCAGGATAAAATAATCCGGACGAAATTAAATAAACAGTTAGCGCTTAAGGGCAGCGCGTATCTTTATAAAAAATTAACTGAAATTGACCCGCAAGCCAGCGCCAAAATCCACCCTAATGATGCCCGCAGGATTATCCGGGCCCTGGAAGTTTATTTAAAAACCGGCAAACGGATTTCGCTGTTACAGAAAAACAGGATCGGGCTGGGCCAGGAATATAAAATAAAGGTTTTTGGATTAAACGCGAAGAGAAAGTTTCTTTATGATCGGATCGACCGCAGAGCCGATGAAATGTTTGATTTAGGATTAATTAACGAAGTTAGGAGACTGCTTAAACAGAAATTAAGCAAGACTGCTGTTTGCGCAATCGGGATCCGCCAGCTAAAAGGGTATTTCGACGGCCTGTATTCTTTAAGCGATGCCCGGCGCCTTATTCAGCGGGACAGCCGCCATTACGCTAAACGTCAGCTTACCTGGTTTAGAAAAGACAAACGTATTGCTTGGATTAATATTAAGGAAAAAGAAACCCCCGGAGAAATTGCCAAACGCATTTATGCCAAAATTCTACGATAA
- the hflX gene encoding GTPase HflX: protein MEKALLVSIQLKTDKGHWRIEDISSELEELVFSTSVEVVENIICICDKATANYLIGKGKVEEISLIANEEGVDTVIFSHDLSGTQQRNLEEAIGKKTIDRTQLILDIFCRRAKSPEGKMQVELAQLQYLLPRLSGKGIMLSNLGGGIGTRGPGETKLEVDRRQIRKKIDKLKNDLKAFGSHRLTMHKKREANNLPVVALVGYTSAGKSTLLNRLTESNQVTSEKLFTTLDPLSKSLQLPNGQNIIVSDTVGFLHDLPHHLIEAFKATLEEVNDADLLIHVLDVANSRLYQHNQAVLSVLDELGIHEKPILTALNKIDLVEDRSWLEVSRKDFSDSILLSAKTGENLGALIERIQEYFSGLMLSLKIIIPHGRMELVDFFYRMAKVNKIDYLQEGVKIDLNIPRKLYDKIAQDKDIKIIN from the coding sequence ATGGAAAAAGCCCTCTTAGTCAGCATTCAATTAAAAACAGATAAAGGCCATTGGCGCATCGAAGATATTTCTTCGGAGCTGGAGGAGTTGGTGTTTTCAACTTCGGTTGAGGTGGTTGAGAATATAATTTGTATCTGTGATAAAGCCACCGCCAATTACCTTATCGGAAAAGGCAAGGTTGAGGAGATCAGCCTTATCGCCAATGAAGAAGGGGTGGATACGGTAATCTTTAGCCATGATTTAAGCGGAACGCAGCAACGCAACCTGGAAGAGGCGATCGGTAAAAAAACCATCGACCGCACGCAATTAATTTTGGATATTTTTTGCCGCCGGGCCAAGAGCCCTGAAGGCAAAATGCAGGTAGAATTAGCTCAATTGCAGTATTTGCTTCCGCGTTTGAGCGGTAAGGGGATAATGCTTTCAAATTTAGGCGGCGGTATCGGTACCCGCGGCCCCGGCGAAACCAAGCTTGAGGTTGACCGCCGCCAGATCCGCAAAAAGATCGATAAATTAAAGAATGATCTTAAAGCATTTGGGTCCCACCGTTTGACCATGCATAAAAAAAGGGAGGCAAACAACTTGCCGGTAGTGGCGCTGGTTGGTTATACCAGCGCGGGCAAATCTACGCTGCTTAACCGGCTGACCGAATCTAATCAGGTTACCTCGGAAAAATTATTTACGACCTTGGACCCGCTCTCTAAAAGCCTGCAGCTTCCTAACGGGCAAAATATTATTGTTTCCGATACGGTGGGGTTTTTGCATGATCTTCCGCACCATTTAATCGAGGCTTTTAAAGCAACATTAGAGGAGGTTAATGACGCGGATTTATTAATCCATGTTTTAGATGTGGCTAACAGCCGGCTTTATCAGCATAATCAGGCTGTGCTTAGTGTTTTGGATGAACTGGGGATACATGAGAAGCCGATCTTAACGGCTTTAAATAAAATTGATTTAGTCGAGGATCGCTCCTGGCTGGAAGTTTCCCGAAAAGATTTTTCCGATTCTATCCTTTTGTCTGCCAAGACAGGAGAGAATTTAGGCGCATTGATTGAGCGGATCCAGGAGTATTTTTCCGGGCTCATGCTAAGTTTAAAAATAATCATTCCTCATGGCCGGATGGAACTGGTAGACTTTTTTTATCGGATGGCCAAAGTAAATAAGATCGATTATCTGCAAGAGGGGGTAAAGATTGATTTAAATATTCCCCGTAAGCTTTATGATAAGATCGCCCAAGACAAAGATATAAAAATTATAAATTAG
- the grpE gene encoding nucleotide exchange factor GrpE has product MEEHKNNKKEEKTVTLNEAEYLALLEEAKKGKDSWDKMLRNQADLENTRKRLDREKQEFIKFANEGLVLDLLNVLDDLERTVNLAESTKQDLAAFLKGVEMILAHLYEMLKEHGVKPIEAEGKIFDPNYHEALMQVESKDLPEHTIIEVLQKGYLIHERVLRTAKVKVSKKTGG; this is encoded by the coding sequence ATGGAAGAGCATAAAAATAATAAAAAAGAAGAAAAAACGGTTACCTTAAACGAAGCCGAATATTTGGCGCTTTTGGAAGAGGCAAAAAAAGGCAAGGATAGCTGGGACAAAATGCTCAGGAATCAGGCTGACCTGGAAAATACCCGTAAGCGTTTAGACCGGGAAAAACAGGAATTTATAAAATTTGCCAATGAAGGTTTGGTGCTGGATCTGCTCAATGTGCTTGATGATCTTGAGCGGACGGTTAATTTAGCGGAATCAACTAAACAGGATCTGGCCGCTTTTTTAAAAGGCGTAGAGATGATCCTGGCACATTTATATGAAATGTTAAAAGAGCATGGAGTAAAGCCGATTGAGGCCGAGGGTAAAATATTTGATCCAAATTACCACGAAGCCTTAATGCAGGTTGAAAGCAAGGATTTACCGGAACATACAATAATTGAGGTTTTACAAAAAGGATATTTAATTCACGAGCGGGTACTGCGTACCGCTAAAGTAAAAGTTTCGAAAAAAACGGGAGGTTGA
- the dnaK gene encoding molecular chaperone DnaK — protein sequence MAKVIGIDLGTSNSAAAVMEGGRPVIIPSAEGAGVASGKAFPSYVAFTKDGQRLVGEPARRQAAINAEGTIQAAKRKMGTDFKFKVYGKEYTPQQISAFILQKIKQDAEAYLGDKVEDVVITCPAYFNDNQRQATKDAGEIAGLKVLRIINEPTAACLAYGLEKAGKEQKIMVFDLGGGTLDVTIMEMAQGVFHVQSTSGDTQLGGTDMDRVLLEYIVGQFKRETGIELMNDKMAVQRVREAAEKAKIELSSTVSTDINLPFITADATGPKHLTMNITRAKLEDLVGPIIEKCRHPMEQALNDAKLTSKEVDRIIMVGGPTRMPIVQKFVEDYVGKKIERGVDPMECVALGAAVQAAIITGEVKDVLLLDVTPLSLGIETLGGVNTKLIERNASIPTQKSQIFSTAADNQTAVTIRVLQGERQLADDNVELGRFDLVGIPAAPRGVPQIEVKFDIDRDGIVHVSAKDLGTGKEQSIRISAPKKLSKEEIDKMVKDAERFAADDAKKKEEIETINQADNLVYATEKSLKDYGDKVGQAERADIEAKANDLKAAIKDKNVDRIKKGMEELTKVSHKLAEEIYKQAAAKQQQSQQGQAGSGPGQEDATEGPDKGAKKDEDIIDAEYKEEDNDGKKK from the coding sequence ATGGCAAAGGTGATTGGTATTGATTTGGGGACATCTAACTCAGCGGCAGCGGTTATGGAAGGGGGCAGGCCGGTAATTATTCCCTCGGCAGAAGGCGCCGGAGTTGCTTCGGGTAAAGCTTTTCCTTCTTATGTAGCTTTTACTAAAGACGGACAGCGTTTAGTCGGTGAGCCGGCAAGGCGCCAGGCAGCCATTAACGCCGAAGGGACAATTCAAGCGGCTAAGCGCAAGATGGGTACGGATTTTAAATTCAAAGTTTATGGCAAAGAGTATACTCCGCAGCAGATTTCAGCGTTTATATTACAGAAAATTAAACAGGATGCCGAGGCTTATTTGGGAGATAAGGTTGAGGATGTGGTCATTACCTGCCCGGCTTATTTTAACGATAATCAGCGCCAGGCAACTAAAGACGCCGGAGAAATCGCGGGGCTAAAAGTTTTGCGGATTATCAACGAACCTACAGCCGCCTGTCTTGCTTATGGCTTGGAGAAAGCAGGCAAAGAGCAGAAGATCATGGTTTTTGATTTAGGCGGAGGTACACTGGATGTAACAATTATGGAAATGGCCCAAGGTGTGTTTCATGTACAGTCAACCAGCGGGGATACGCAGTTGGGCGGTACGGATATGGATCGGGTGCTTCTTGAATATATTGTCGGTCAGTTTAAGCGCGAAACAGGTATTGAATTGATGAATGATAAGATGGCAGTCCAGAGGGTGCGCGAAGCAGCGGAAAAGGCTAAGATTGAATTATCTTCTACTGTGAGTACGGATATTAACCTGCCTTTTATTACCGCTGATGCTACCGGGCCTAAGCACTTAACCATGAATATTACGCGCGCGAAATTAGAGGATTTGGTTGGGCCGATCATTGAGAAATGCCGCCATCCTATGGAGCAAGCTTTGAATGACGCGAAATTAACCTCAAAAGAGGTTGACCGGATTATTATGGTCGGTGGGCCGACGCGTATGCCTATCGTGCAGAAATTTGTTGAGGATTATGTTGGTAAAAAGATCGAGCGTGGGGTTGATCCAATGGAATGCGTTGCTTTAGGAGCGGCAGTTCAGGCGGCAATTATTACCGGAGAGGTCAAAGACGTGCTTCTTTTGGATGTTACCCCGCTTTCTTTAGGTATTGAAACATTAGGCGGAGTAAATACCAAATTAATCGAAAGGAATGCCTCCATACCCACGCAAAAAAGCCAGATTTTTTCAACCGCGGCGGATAATCAAACCGCGGTTACCATCCGGGTCCTGCAGGGTGAACGTCAATTGGCAGATGATAATGTGGAATTAGGCAGGTTTGACCTGGTGGGTATTCCGGCTGCTCCGCGCGGTGTTCCGCAGATTGAGGTTAAATTCGATATCGACCGCGATGGGATCGTGCATGTATCTGCCAAAGATTTAGGCACCGGTAAAGAACAGTCTATCCGGATTAGCGCTCCGAAAAAGCTGTCCAAGGAAGAAATTGATAAAATGGTTAAGGATGCCGAGAGGTTCGCGGCTGACGACGCCAAAAAGAAAGAGGAGATCGAGACAATTAATCAGGCGGATAACCTGGTATATGCGACTGAAAAATCGTTAAAGGATTATGGCGATAAGGTGGGCCAGGCCGAGCGGGCGGATATTGAAGCCAAGGCCAATGATTTAAAGGCAGCGATAAAAGATAAAAATGTAGACAGGATCAAGAAAGGTATGGAGGAGTTAACTAAAGTTTCGCACAAGCTTGCGGAGGAAATTTATAAGCAGGCTGCCGCCAAACAGCAGCAGTCGCAACAAGGCCAGGCTGGGTCGGGTCCAGGGCAAGAGGATGCCACTGAGGGGCCGGATAAAGGCGCGAAAAAAGACGAGGATATTATCGACGCTGAATATAAAGAAGAGGACAACGACGGTAAGAAAAAATAA